A single window of Myxocyprinus asiaticus isolate MX2 ecotype Aquarium Trade chromosome 34, UBuf_Myxa_2, whole genome shotgun sequence DNA harbors:
- the LOC127425338 gene encoding cytosolic non-specific dipeptidase-like, with product MSYLPTLFKYVDEHQDQYVERLAQWVAVQSVSAWPEKRGEIKKMMEMAAKDIERLGGTVELVDIGMQMLPTGEQIVLPPIVLGRLGSDPGKKTVCIYGHLDVQPANIDDGWDTPPFTLVEKDGKMYGRGSTDDKGPVLAWFNIIEAYQKIGQELPINIKFCFEGMEESGSEGLDELVFSRKDTFFKDVDYVCISDNYWLGKTKPCITYGLRGICYFYIEVECCDKDLHSGVFGGSVHEAMTDLIALMGSLVDSKGKILVSGIYDDVDKLTDEEKQLYEKIEFDMAEYAKDVGAGKLLHDTKEQILMHRWRYPSLSLHGIEGAFSEAGAKTVIPRRVNGKFSIRLVPDMDPKVVEKLVITHLEKKFAELQSPNKLNAYMGHGAKAWVSDFNHPHYMAGRKAMKTVFGVEPDLTREGGSIPVTLTFQEATGQNVMLLPVGSSDDGAHSQNEKLNRSNYVQGTKMLGAYFYEVSQLS from the exons ATGTCTTACCTTCCAACTCTCTTCAAATATGTGGATGAGCACCAGGACCAATATGTTGAG CGCCTGGCACAATGGGTTGCTGTACAGAGTGTGTCTGCCTGGCCAGAAAAACGTGGAGAAATCAAGAAAATGATGGAGATGGCAGCCAAAGACATTGAGAGACTTGGGGGAACTGTTGAGTTGGTTGATATTGGCATGCAGATG ttgccaACAGGGGAGCAGATCGTTCTTCCTCCAATAGTTTTGGGCAGACTTGGCTCAGACCCAGGCAAGAAGACTGTGTGCATCTACGGGCACTTGGATGTTCAGCCAGCCAACATTGACGATGGCTGGGACACACCACCCTTCACTCTGGTGGAGAAAGACG GTAAAATGTATGGACGGGGATCTACTGATGATAAAGGTCCTGTACTAGCCTGGTTCAACATCATTGAGGCCTATCAGAAGATCGGACAG GAACTGCCCATCAATATAAAGTTCTGCTTTGAGGGAATGGAGGAGTCTGGATCAGAGGGATTGGATGAGTTGGTTTTCTCCCGCAAAGATACTTTCTTTAAGGATGTAGACTACGTCTGCATCTCTGATAACTACTGGCTGGGGAAGACCAAGCCCTGTATTACCTATGGCCTTAGAGGAATCTGCTACTTCTATATCGAG GTGGAATGCTGTGATAAAGATCTTCACTCTGGAGTATTTGGAGGATCTGTTCATGAAGCTATGACTGACCTCATAGCCCTGATGG gCTCTTTGGTGGATAGCAAGGGGAAGATTTTAGTCTCTGGGATCTATGATGATGTGGATAAATTAACTGATGAGGAGAAGCAGCTCTATGAGAAGATTGAGTTTGACATGGCTGAGTATGCCAAAGATGTTGGAGCAGGCAAACTGCTGCATGACACCAAG GAGCAAATTCTGATGCATCGTTGGAGATACCCATCTCTGTCTTTGCACGGCATTGAGGGAGCGTTCTCCGAAGCTGGGGCCAAAACTGTCATTCCACGGAGGGTCAATGGCAAGTTCTCTATTCGTCTGGTGCCTGACATGGACCCCAAAGTGGTGGAGAAACTG GTAATTACCCACCTGGAGAAGAAGTTTGCAGAGTTGCAGAGTCCCAACAAACTGAATGCGTATATGGGACATGGCGCCAAGGCCTGGGTGTCTGACTTTAACCATCCTCACTACATGGCTGGCAGAAAGGCCATGAAGACTG TGTTTGGCGTGGAACCTGACTTAACTCGTGAGGGAGGAAGTATCCCGGTGACTCTAACCTTCCAAGAAGCTACCGGACAAAATGTCATGCTGCTACCTGTTGGTTCCTCCGATGACGGAGCTCACTCACAGAATGAGAAACTCAACAG ATCCAACTATGTTCAGGGCACCAAGATGTTGGGAGCTTACTTCTATGAAGTATCTCAGCTTAGTTAA